Below is a genomic region from Henckelia pumila isolate YLH828 chromosome 3, ASM3356847v2, whole genome shotgun sequence.
TCTTACTATGGgaggcagccgctctttgatggttgctactGGAAAGTCGGGCTATATAcaataaatttagcgctgacggggaggcaacccagtgttttctttctttatattttttaattgttcttttatttttgtttatttttattatcttttgctaATCCACCACCTTAATCatctcttttatatgtgcaGTATGTTGCCCCGCTAAGAGAAGTTGACGTGGTGTTCCAAAGCAGGAGGAGAATGACAGAgataaaccaggggagtgttatttttcttttcgttgTCTTGCATTTAGTGTCATTAATTTTTGCTTTATGTCATTCTATttttgaagcattgagggcaatgcttccgataagtatggggggtagtcTAGCTTGTATTTCATTCTGTTTTGTATTTGTGTTGCATGTGTTCATGTTTTAGCCTGTTGCTTCTTGTTCGTTTTTGTGTTCTCTTGCATGTGTCTCGAGTTAGGATAATGAATGGGATCCGCTGATGATTGTGAAGtaagaaaattgaattttttttaaaattcttacctttgacttgacatgagaaactgtatgtTGAACCGTGAATCTTTTTAAGCACTTATGTTggaccagtgaagtgtagcgataccattgatgatgtttgtgtctgtttgaccattgcatgaCACTAGGTGCTAAGTTATCTTAATTGTGTCTTTTGAATTCCAATGATCTTCTAACattgcacttatgatcttgggcacaccaaaaattttggaaaaaaaaaatgcaatgaatttttttttaaaaaaaaactctactTCATCAGGGTCATGCacgaggaattgaaatcctaatcacttCATCCATGGCTTAGTAttcggattaaatggggttgattTTCTGCTAAgataaataaattgatttttgaaaaataataacagctCCATCCGGGTTTCgggcaagggattgaaatcatAATCGCCTAGTCTGAAACTCAGTCTGCGGATgcaatggggttgatgctccatccgagctatagacgagaggatttaaattcgaatcctatcacaGTTATAGCTAATTTTGcgagtaattattggggcttaagaaaggctgggtgcaaaatccagcGGTGCGTAATAATAAATCTCGAAAGAGGTGTATTTGTTAAGTAATTAGAAGGAATGGATGCACGTGAGTAAATCTTGCACTAATGTGTTATTAGGTTGCTAAGCAGTCTTCAAAACAGATTCTATCTAAGTTTCAAGGAACTGGAATAACATCACACATGCACGTTCACGCTAAATCGAGAGTCTATTATGAAGAGTTAAGGGTATTTTTGAGTTTGGGATATACTTAGACTTCACTGAGGCGATTAATTTTCCATGGAATTATCCTACTTTGTgtttgatttgtcaattggaacCTAGATGGGTGCTTCTAAgaactgccttagtaaggtatgtaagtactgactggGATTGCCAGCGGATTTGCATGCTTGTGTGTTGCATATTATATGACATTATGCATGTTATTGCTCtgagatattatgttgcatgtgcattcatattgagcttgaaTCTCCTTTAAGATAAGCCAGTGTTATTGGGGTGCTCAGCCATTGTTAAGACGTTTTGACACTGAGAGTAACTAAGACCGACGGGTCTGTCGGCCTCTAATGATCCAGGGACATTTGGTCCACGTTCAGTTAGGAGTGAGTGGTTGCATCCAGTGGTTTGAGTCCCCGAGATTACAGCTCACATCTTAGGCTCCATTCTGAGTGGATTTCTGATTCATTGCCCAGATATGATAACCGTTCATTACATTGCATGTATCATATacgtatgtttacccgtactagcgtacggagcgttttatgctcacatccaGTTATTTTTCGTTGTCtgaacaccccattcgacgggacagttgcaggtagttctcctagAAATTTGGAGATTGAGTGGTGACCAAAGCAAGATTGCAGGGTCAGCCACTAGGTTTTACCTTCCTGTTTTTTACATTatcttcgatatggttgtataacttaAGTATTTACCAATTCCTTTCTTTGGAATTGTACCTGGTTATGTTTTTCCgttgttttaatttaattattattttattaagttaaatgcatgcgtaagttttttattagtaggtgatcacggtgcgggtcactacaatccaCTCCTCCAGCATAGATGGTCGCCACTCTCCAGCATAAGCTTTTCACCTGAGATTCTTGCCGTCGTCTACTGCGGACAAACATCACCGCCATCCCTGCTACCGCGGGAGCTCAGAAGCAGTCCGGATCGAAGAAGTTGTCGGAGCTTTTGAAGCAGCCAGAGTAGTGGGAGAATGAGGAAGGAACTAGGAAGACGAGCTCAGAAGACTGAAGAGAATAGCCAAGAACTTGCAGGTGGAGTCAATGGCGGCGGCAGCGACGGAGTAAAAATTGAGAATGTGTGTCTTGTGATACAACATTAGGGTCTATATTTGTGAAACAGACCGAtccaatatatatttattgtgaAAAATAATAGTTTTCATAAATTAAGTTAAATCAAATATCCTTATCACAAAACAAACTCATAAACTCTCATAGTAAGTTTTGTGGAAATGATTGGTAGGTATATATTCAATTAGATGAGATGAATATATGCACTGTATATTGTGTAGTAAATTAGTTAATCTATTTGATGAAtcgagaaaacaaaaaaaaaaaccccgaATTTGAATACTTAACATGATGACATAAAAGTAATCCATCAAGTCTTATTGGGTTCTTGAGAATGTCCTTGATGAAAAGGTTTGACCAAAAAAATTCAGGAATACAGACCATAAAGAGTCCAAAAACCAACTAATCTCAGAAGGATGAAGATGGAAGTTTCCTTGACCTTCCTTATTTAAACGAACTACCAAATTGAGCCTAGAACTTATCCGGAAAATTGGGGGGAAACCAAAATTGGACCTAGTACTTGTAATCCTTAACATGGAGACTCTCCGAGGCGCCTTCAGCTAGATTACCACCACCTTGGTATGTTCCGAGGGTtgcttgagaattggccttgcACCTTGCTAAGAAGGCATCCTGTGCTTTTTTTATGTTCTCATCCTTTCCAGCCCAAGTCTTCAGAGTGCTCTGCTGTAGGGCGCGCCCAAAAGAGAAAGAAAGGCTCCATGGCTTCTTGGTCTTCAGCTTGTTCATGGCATTAAGGTTACGCGTCGCctcttcctcgctctgcccgcCTGATAAGAACACCACAGCAGGGACTGCAGCAGGCATTGTTCGTTGCAATGCACGCACAGTGTTCTCAGCAACAACCTCCGGGGCAACCTTGGGGGAATCAGAGCCAGCTGTTACCATGTTAGGCTTCAACAGAGTTCCCTCGAGGAGTACGTGGTGGTCATTTAGTGCCTTGTAACAAGCGGCTAGAACACGCTCCGTCACATCCGCACACTTGCCGATGTCGTGGGAACCGTCGACAAGAATCTCAGGCTCAACGATCGGTACCAAACCATTCTCTTGGCAGATGATTGCGTAACGAGCTAGGCCATTGGCATTTTCATTAATCGCAAGCTGTGATGGTTCATTTGGCCCAATCTTGAGCACAGCCCTCCATTTAGCAAACCGAGCACCGGCAGTATAGTATTGTTGGCAGCGTTGGGCAAGGCCATCAAGACCTTGAGTTGTGGTCTCACCATTGGTACCAGCAAGCTCAACGGTACCCTTGTCAACCTTGATACCGGGGAGAACGCCACCTTCTTTCAAGACATCAACAAATGGTTTACCTGAAAGTTTTACGGCAAGCCgaattatttgatatgttttcAATTGTAAAGACACTACAAAATAGATAGTAAAAGAAgaaaatcaaaacaaaccatAAAAAGATATGACTAGAATAGATACCAGCAGCTGTTTTCTGATATAGAGTTTCCTCGAAGAGAATAACTCCACTGAGACACTCCACGGCACCGGGAGTGGTGAAAAGGAGCTCACGGAGAGTCCTCCTGTTCTCCTCAACATTCTCAACGTTAATGCTAGATAGACGTTTGCCAATTGTGCCAGTAGACTCATCAGCAGCAAGAATACCCTTACCAGGTGTACCGATATATGCAGCATTGGTGATAAGCTCATCTACAAAATTATAAAAGCTATTTAGATATGCTAGAGAAGAATATATAGGTAACCAATAAGATCATGAACATCATTCTAATCAGACAACATAGAAGACCAAATGGTACTCGTCATGACACTGTTAGAAACACAGAGTCACGCATTCTCAGTCCACAACTTCAATATCTAAACCTTGTAGGACCCTAATAAAGCCAGTTAACAAAGAACTCGAAATTTGACTGCAAACCGAATATTGcatcaaacagacagaaacaaATCTCATCTAAAGAACTGTAGCATGATAACCGAAAATTCCCATGTTCACAATTaaacatgtttcaaaaaatatttcaccAGAAATCAGGCAACAAAACGGGTGTATGAGAGGACACGGGTCTGTATATTCAAAAAAATCACAATTCACAGCATTCAGAAAAAGCAGAAACAAATCACTAATAACATTCACTAATCAGCCAAAAACAAAGATCTTAAGGGATACCCAGAAAGCCTATGATACCATACTAAAAATCCAGCACAAAAACAGATCCGAAAAATGAAAGTCATGGGTCGCGAAGGTTACAACTTAAAAACTTGAAAAACATTCAGATCTGAAATCGCAGACAAAACCAATTCAACAACCAAATAAGTGACAACCATTCGGAGATCTAAAGAAAAAACACATTAACTTGGTATCAAGAAACTCGCAAATCCCAAAGCAAACTATAAACATGGCGAATCGTAATAATATACCAGCGTATTTTCCTCTGTAGCAAGACATCGTAGTATGCAAAGAAATTTTCTCCAGCGAAAACGAAGTTGGTGGGGGAAGGGAAGCAATGTGTGAAGTGAGAGTGACTTATAAAATGGTGTGAATCATCGATGTTGCCGCTCGTCcaagtaataaataataaataaataaatcagccCAATGGTTTACTATCATCATTTTAAGATCAGAATATTCTACATTACAAgaagttttaatattaaacgaACTAGTAATAAATTGAGAAATTAGTACATAAATTATTGCAAATTGCTGGATATGATTCagctaaaaatttaaatttactcATAACTTACATTATTTTTAAGTCAAATGATGACGGGTAAAAATAGAATATAAAtagtgtaacgccccactgtatcaggaaaacttcccagggagtcacccatcctataattgtctcaagtcaagcacgcttaactttggagttcttatgtgatgagcttccgaaaagaagatgcactttttttatatgaatagtacatatgaaatcttttaagccctcctcaaccatgtagtcccatacctacacagtatcagaatccctctcattccggtacaggatcggttcattcatgtcttcctccgcctagaagcctaccaggagccgctcattgtccgtgcaacctcttggcaccggcgatcactccctgcctcttcagccccgggcgtcacatgcccaccagcttccgcttggttcgtccccgaaccataccgtactaagagagttcggctttgataccatttgtaatgccccactgtatcaagacgggtcttttcagcgtgcttatgtcctcactcacacgcaccctagAAAACTTCTCAGGGgctcacccatcctataattgctccAAGTCAAGCaggcttaactttggagttcttatgtgatgaccttccgaaaaaaagatgcaccttcttgatatgaatagtacatatgaaatcttttaagccctcctcaaccatataGTCCCATACCTatacagtctcagaatccctctcattccggcacgtgatcggttcattcatgtctcccttcgcctagaagcctaccaggagccgctcattgtccgtgcaacctcttggcaccggcgatcactccctgcctcttcagccccgcgTCAGAAATAGAATTTTCAAAAGTTCATAAAACCTCAGTCAcagtttaatttaatttggaaCTCAACTGAGGGTGTttgactaaacttattaaaaaaagtttataagctcctagagcttaaaAACTGTTTtatgagcttataagctgttagaacttattttaaaaataagctgtaaaagtgtttggataaacttattttaaataacttaaagatgttcatgtgtttggtattataagatctttttatcgtcaaaattaccaaaaaaaggtataattatatgaaattaatgtttcgagttatacatatatgaaaatagttttagaataaacatatattaaaaaattaaaattgttataatattttattttagaaaaatttaagtaatttggaaatttttttaaaaaataatatttaatatttaatgggtggaggatatgatggagatttattaaaatatttaaggatattttagagagatagaatgttaaaataaaatttttttgaaaaaaatacatctcttcttacttttttaaaaacaacttataagctgtcaaataGCTTATTTTGAAAGCTTAAAagatgttttttaaaaaaattaccaaacaaaaattaagagcttaaaagctctaaaacagcttataaattgtttgaaagagcttttaagctctgctAAACACCCTCTAAATCAAATATTGATTAATTATATGATAAGATCAGTTGAGCCAAAAGTCCATTCGACTTGGTTAGTCGGGCTCAAGGGCAACAAACTATTGTCTTAGCAGTCGTCCATTTGAAATCCTCCTCTCCCCAAGTACATGCATCTAAgtcttaaaatatttataaagtaaGAAAACTTTTAGCCTCGGGGAGtggatgatgaaaatatttgttGCTTGTTGTTCAGTTGAGATGTAGTCCAAACGAATGTCCTTCTTCATAGCATGGTATCGCAGAATATTGGTGATTCTTTGGACTCAATCCCATAATATCTCAACTGTTGTTGGATCCAGAGCAGCTGAGCACAACAACTTCCAGCAGCTAAGTACCCTGTTTCAGTCGTGGAAGTAGTTATGGGTGTGTATTTCTTGTTAAACCATGAGATCAGTCGATCTCATAAGAATTGACAAGATCCACTAGTGCTCTTTCTATCCAATTTGCAACCAGCGTAGTCTGTGTTGCGTGTTTTTTGCTCGCAAgagcacgatgtcaagttttaatatatgatgagtagagtatcgttcccacgaggatttaaaatttatattcacactaaatactgtaataaaaaaataatctcaactttatttaaaaaatcaaagttttaaattcaatagagtaaaataaattaaataaaccagAATTTCAAGGACGGTTTTGGGTACATGATCTGAGATGGGTTATAGATACgagatatcactcgatttttGTTCAAgtaaatcatatcaattgataaTATCATCTATTCTAATTTATAGACCAAGAACCTTTAATTGTTTTTACTGTCTCTCTCGAGTGCCgagtaaattttataaatattataatgtcaatttcgatatccctatcaaaaatcaaacaataaaataatttaatcaagttatatggttctctttcaatgaaCTGAAAGAAAATTTTAGGACTCTCGAACTCTACAAAAAATCCTAGAttgtgttttcctatgatcctattcaaaatcgcaTCTTTCGAGTagcaatttcaaataaatttaacaatcAATCTATGAACAGTAAATTGAAAGGAAATCAAAAcaagaatacacaaataaattgttaaaaacaaataatagttggcaaaataatattcaaaacatgaaaatcaaatcaagattcatcaatctctaGAACaactaataaatttataatgaaataattaaacacaaagacatatccaaaaatctctTCATAAATCAAgacagataataaaaatcacatagTAGAGTTGATTTTCCGTCCCCAGATGAATGTCCTCTATTTTGTGATTCTACTATCCCTTGTCGTTCATTCTCACGTCTCAAATCTGTATCCCAAGCCTCCTTGAATGCGTAGTATTGTGTGGTTTTGTTGTTTGGGTGTTCTAGGGTAAATGAAGGATGAAAGGTGGTGAAAATTCCTCTAAAAATCGGCCATCATCTTTAATTTATTACACCAAATCATCAACGGACTGAAAACGACGCATAAAAGCCCAAAACAAATAGGAAAATGCATGAACGGCACTGGGGCGCCCGAAAATCAGCGCTGGGATGCCTGTCgctgattttattttgtttctgcaCAGATGCAGCACTGGAGCGCCTGTTAAATGGCGCTACCGTTGCTGCTTCGTGTCCAGCGCGCAAAATTCGTTCAAAAATCATATCTGAAGTTCTAATTGTTGGATTAgactgaaattttgacagtaaATCAAAAACATCTTATACTACATTCTGAATGGTAGAGATTGGATTTGCAGCTTTTTAAAATCACCAATAATTTTTGGACACTCGTGATTCCTTCTTGCGCCTCTTCTCGGTGCTCTGACTCTTTCTTTGTACTCCAAAATCATATCTTACTTCATATTTTACCTATTTTGTATCCTAAACACATCTATTTTCATATAATTCATATATCTTGTGATAGGATCGGTTGAGGAGGAGTCATTCTAGCAGTTTACCCTACTAGATTTTACAAGTtgagtgataagtgcattttatgcacttaatttgcataTGATTTTACTTGAATTTTGTGATTTATCGAGAggattttatgcgtatttgttgtcatttttgtgagatgcaaggattggagaAAAATCACCAAGAAGAGCCGGGTGAAGGAATTACAAAGCTATAAGTTTAGAAAAATTACTGGAGcttctaaagacatccaaatccgatctccaccattcaatttgaattttaaCATGTTTTAAAGCTATTGTCCattttcagctcgatccgacggctataaCTCtggttatgaatttttaaagaATTCTGCGCAAAAGGAAGGCTGCAGTAGCGCCTAGGTGCTTGAGCtgtgcaaaaaaaataataaaaaaggaCGAAAGAGCAGCGTGGGCGCGATAAATTGACAGATTTTTGCAACTTTAAGACACTCGATTTGTCGGGCTTTATCAgcgggcttcgaggacatataaaagggacttcAAGGACACCATAAAGAGGGAAATCAGACATGCAACACGCATACACATTGGAGATAAAAGGCTGCACGTGAAGGAGAGAAATCAAAAGATAACGCCATGAGATCAAACACGAAGATGGCGCAATCTGGGGGCATAGACGCTACCTTGGATTcgttcttctttcttttatctTATTAAATTTTGAATGTTGATATCTAAACTCCTAaacatgattttgtttttgtttgtttttcatcATGAACTAAAATTTTCTAGTCTAAAGGATGAAGTAGCATGGTAGAGACAACTTCTAcaactttttaattttatgtgattgaattctcttaatttaattgtgtttttagaattttttgtcttttcaattacttgatcactaattgaattgcctatttatttgaaatcgatgctcgggagaggagattttgaataggaccattagagaATACGCTGTTAATTATTATATAGCTCAGGAGAGTGTATAACTTTAACAGAGATTTTGGAAGaatatattttatcatatatcattaaacctagatttttaatagggatattttAATCAAAGCTTGATTGATACCTTTTGTTTGTTggtcgggagaggaaaataaaaacaattaagtgttcttggctattaaataAAAGGAATTCATgaacattaattaattagaagCAGTTGTTGCTGAAATCAAgtgaaatcaaatcctctagaTGTCTTTCTCTCATTAATAATCTTTTAAATTGTGTGTTTACATGCtattttctattatttattttaagtttcaaGAAAAATTCTCtacttaattttctaaataaagtttagattattttaattacaaacaCTGATATTATTTTCAATTATACTCCTCATGAGAACTATACTCTActtatcatatattaaaatttgacaaTCGTGCGCTTGTGAGCAtaaaattacgcaacaagtttttggcgccgttgccggggagtattttattgaatttatattagttttgttaccaattagtctagattttaatttagagtcttattcattttatttttatttattgatttatttttaattttttgaattgtaGTTTATGTGAAGATCTCAAAGCATCAATTCTCTACTATTCGATCCGGAGATTGAACGAACTGCAAGAGCTTTCAGAAAggaaagaagagaagaagtgaAAGATATGGCTGAAAATAACTCACCTCCCTTGGTgtcaattagagatcacttcaggcccgTAGTCCAagctcactactctggaatagctcgtggaACGATCAATGCTAAAATTGTTGATATAAAGCCTgcattaatcaacatggttcagtaGAACCATTTTGAGGGAGCAGCTACTGCAGATCCTCATCTGCATTTGAGGACATTCTGGAGATCACGGACACggtaaaaataaatggtgttaCTGATGATATTATTCGATTGcgtttgttttctttttctctcagAGATCAGGcaagaagttggttgcaatcactgccgttgGGAAGCATTACTACTTGGGAAGACATTGCAGTCAAGTTTCTTGCAAAATACTTTCCACCTGCTAAGTCTACCCAATTGAAGATTGATATTAGCACTTTCAGACAGAATGATTTTGAGCAGCTTTACGAGGATTGGGAGAATTACAAGGATTTTTTGAGACGTTGCCCAAATCGCAAATTTGCAGATTAGGAGCAGATCAAATTATTCTATAATGGATTGAAAGCGTCAACAAGAATGTATGTGGATTCTGCTGCCGAAGGTACTATATTTGAAAAGGATCCTGCTCAAGAGTATGAGATGCTGGAACAAATGACTATCAATAGCTTTAAGTGGCCGATTGAACGCGCTGGCATCCAAAATCCAGTAGGAGTGTATGCCGTTGATCCTCTTACATCTCTTTCTGCTCAAGTCTCggcattgactacacagatagCAGTTATTAATATTGCACAGACACACACTCCTGACGAGGCCCAATACATTAACACTAGAGGTTATGTAGGATATCGAGGTAACCCTTTCCCAAACTCTTATCATCCTgatttgcgtaatcatgaaaaattttcttatgctgtagtagcccgtacccgaaatcagtgattaagtgttaatcaattcattaatcctactagttaagagtaaacatgattaagggaactcttaatgggttaacggagtccggaattggattcaaaaaacttgaaaatggtttaagggtcatcgagttcggaggctctgaagtcaaggttcggacggtccgaagtcagggttcgaaCGATCtaaagagtggttcggacgctccgaacgtgctgtcgacagtcgtcatggatgacgttaTCATGCTGACGTacgcaatgacgtaatatcgggttcggacgtcccgaagcccagttcggacaacccgaacgtgttcggacgacccgaattccagttcggacgatccgaactccgtctataaataggagggccgagattcagatttagacgcaccaatcacctcttctctctcgattccttagccttctaactcaaatctatggaattctaggcgtcccatcgggaattcggaagtggcatagcgatccaggtgtcgtagcggagctgtggcctagttttgaggcaatcgacagcaaagggcaaacgacggacaaaggtatagcttttgcttcctaaaaatatttaggagtattctttagcttagttaaggcttttagagcgctttaatgatagtagtatcatttggcagtgtagcgcggattata
It encodes:
- the LOC140889969 gene encoding fructose-bisphosphate aldolase 6, cytosolic-like, whose protein sequence is MSCYRGKYADELITNAAYIGTPGKGILAADESTGTIGKRLSSINVENVEENRRTLRELLFTTPGAVECLSGVILFEETLYQKTAAGKPFVDVLKEGGVLPGIKVDKGTVELAGTNGETTTQGLDGLAQRCQQYYTAGARFAKWRAVLKIGPNEPSQLAINENANGLARYAIICQENGLVPIVEPEILVDGSHDIGKCADVTERVLAACYKALNDHHVLLEGTLLKPNMVTAGSDSPKVAPEVVAENTVRALQRTMPAAVPAVVFLSGGQSEEEATRNLNAMNKLKTKKPWSLSFSFGRALQQSTLKTWAGKDENIKKAQDAFLARCKANSQATLGTYQGGGNLAEGASESLHVKDYKY